The following coding sequences lie in one Variovorax terrae genomic window:
- the carA gene encoding glutamine-hydrolyzing carbamoyl-phosphate synthase small subunit — protein sequence MLLSQQGTIPHAILALADGTVFLGDSIGATGSTVGEVVFNTAITGYQEILTDPSYCQQIVTLTYPHIGNYGVNEEDIEAEKVHAAGLIIKDLPLLASNFRMTLTLSEYLVREKTVAIANIDTRKLTRLLRTKGAQNGAIVGLAAGQAVTQAVIDQAVAAAQAAPSMAGLDLAKVVSVAQPYDWTQTEWQLGAGYGTQAAPKFHVVAYDYGVKKNILRMLSSRGCKVTVVPAQTPAAEVLKLRPDGIFLSNGPGDPEPCDYAISATRELIETGIPTFGICLGHQIMALASGASTFKMKFGHHGANHPVKDLDNGRVSITSQNHGFAVDEKTLPANLRATHVSLFDNTLQGLARTDRPAFCFQGHPEASPGPHDIGYLFDRFTALMEKHKNA from the coding sequence GTGCTTTTGTCTCAACAGGGAACCATCCCCCACGCCATCCTGGCGCTTGCAGACGGCACGGTCTTTCTCGGCGATTCGATCGGAGCCACCGGCTCCACCGTGGGTGAAGTGGTGTTCAACACCGCGATCACCGGCTACCAGGAAATCCTCACCGACCCCAGCTACTGCCAGCAGATCGTGACGCTCACGTATCCGCACATCGGCAACTACGGCGTCAACGAGGAAGACATCGAAGCTGAAAAAGTCCATGCCGCCGGGCTGATCATCAAGGATCTGCCGCTGCTCGCGTCCAACTTCCGCATGACCCTGACCCTGTCCGAGTACCTGGTCCGGGAAAAGACGGTGGCCATCGCCAACATCGACACGCGCAAGCTCACGCGCCTGCTGCGCACCAAAGGCGCGCAGAACGGCGCCATCGTCGGCCTCGCCGCGGGCCAGGCCGTGACCCAGGCGGTGATCGACCAGGCCGTGGCTGCGGCCCAGGCCGCGCCCAGCATGGCCGGGCTGGACCTGGCCAAGGTGGTGTCGGTTGCACAGCCCTACGACTGGACCCAGACCGAGTGGCAGCTCGGTGCCGGCTACGGCACGCAGGCCGCGCCGAAGTTCCATGTGGTGGCCTACGACTACGGCGTCAAGAAGAACATCCTGCGCATGCTCAGCTCGCGCGGTTGCAAGGTCACCGTGGTGCCGGCGCAGACGCCGGCCGCCGAGGTGCTCAAGCTGCGGCCCGACGGCATCTTCCTGTCCAACGGCCCCGGCGACCCGGAGCCCTGCGACTACGCGATCAGCGCCACGCGCGAACTGATCGAGACCGGCATCCCGACCTTCGGCATCTGCCTGGGCCACCAGATCATGGCGCTGGCCTCGGGCGCCAGCACCTTCAAGATGAAGTTCGGCCACCACGGCGCCAACCACCCGGTGAAAGACCTCGACAACGGCCGCGTCAGCATCACCAGCCAGAACCACGGCTTCGCGGTCGACGAGAAGACCCTGCCCGCCAATCTGCGTGCCACCCACGTCAGCCTGTTCGACAACACGCTGCAGGGCCTGGCCCGCACCGACCGGCCCGCGTTCTGCTTCCAGGGTCACCCGGAAGCCTCGCCCGGCCCGCACGACATCGGCTATCTGTTCGACCGCTTCACGGCGCTCATGGAGAAACACAAGAATGCCTAA
- a CDS encoding OmpH family outer membrane protein, with product MKYLSRQCWLGLAMVVLTLSAQAQAEEFRVGFVNTDRIFREANTAKAAQAKLEQEFAKRDKELADQGNALKAASDKFEREAPTLSESQRVARQKQLVEQDRDFQRKRREFQEDLNSRKNEELQQVLERANKVVKQVAETEKYDVILQEAVYINPKHDITDKVIKALNGGGK from the coding sequence ATGAAATATCTGTCCCGTCAATGCTGGCTTGGCCTGGCGATGGTTGTCCTGACCCTGTCTGCCCAGGCGCAGGCCGAGGAATTCCGGGTGGGGTTCGTCAACACCGACCGCATCTTCCGTGAAGCCAACACCGCCAAGGCGGCGCAGGCCAAGCTGGAGCAGGAGTTCGCCAAGCGCGACAAGGAACTGGCCGACCAGGGCAACGCCCTGAAAGCCGCTTCCGACAAGTTCGAACGCGAAGCGCCTACCCTGTCCGAGTCCCAGCGTGTTGCACGCCAGAAGCAGCTGGTCGAGCAGGATCGCGACTTCCAGCGCAAGCGCCGTGAATTCCAGGAAGACCTGAACTCCCGCAAGAACGAGGAGCTGCAACAGGTGCTCGAGCGTGCCAACAAGGTCGTCAAGCAGGTGGCCGAGACCGAGAAGTACGACGTGATCCTGCAGGAAGCCGTCTACATCAATCCCAAGCACGACATCACCGACAAGGTGATCAAGGCGTTGAACGGCGGCGGCAAGTAA
- the fabZ gene encoding 3-hydroxyacyl-ACP dehydratase FabZ: MMDIHQILKQLPHRYPILLVDRVLALEKGKSIKALKNVTINEPFFTGHFPHRPVMPGVLMLEALAQAAALLAFDTLGVTPDDKTVYYFAGIDGARFKRPVEPGDQLVLEVELDRMKAGIFKFKARAKVGDEVACEAELMCTMRTIA, translated from the coding sequence ATGATGGACATCCACCAAATCCTCAAGCAACTGCCGCACCGCTATCCGATCCTGCTGGTGGACCGGGTGCTGGCGCTTGAAAAGGGCAAGAGCATCAAGGCGCTCAAGAACGTGACGATCAACGAGCCGTTCTTCACCGGCCACTTTCCGCATCGCCCGGTCATGCCGGGCGTGCTGATGCTCGAGGCCCTGGCGCAGGCCGCCGCGCTGCTGGCTTTCGACACGCTGGGCGTCACGCCCGACGACAAGACGGTCTATTACTTCGCCGGCATCGACGGTGCGCGCTTCAAGCGCCCGGTGGAACCGGGCGACCAGCTCGTGCTGGAGGTGGAGCTCGATCGCATGAAGGCCGGCATCTTCAAGTTCAAGGCCCGCGCCAAGGTCGGCGACGAGGTGGCCTGCGAGGCCGAGTTGATGTGCACCATGCGCACCATTGCGTGA
- the lpxB gene encoding lipid-A-disaccharide synthase: MTAEPRFAMVAGEASGDLLAGLLLQGMRRRWPALAADGIGGARMAAQGFEAHWPSDTLAVRGYVEVLRHYREIVGIRSQLRDRLLRQRPDAFIGVDAPDFNLDLEAALRAERIKTVHFICPSIWAWRADRVEKIRRSADHVLCIFPFEPALLAQHGIAATYVGHPLAGTIPMQPDQAAARASLGLGAQDRVVAILPGSRTSEIQYLAARFFEAAVRMQRAQPAIKFVVPAIPALQPAIESAARAAGLREGLQIVAGQSHTVLAACDVTLIASGTATLEAALFKRPMVIAYNMNWLSWRITRAKQLQPWVGLPNILCRDFVVPELLQDAATPQALAEAVLGWFGAPEKITALQQRFTALHHELLRDTATLATDAIQKVLEG; this comes from the coding sequence ATGACCGCGGAACCTCGTTTCGCCATGGTGGCCGGCGAAGCGTCGGGCGATCTGCTGGCCGGCCTGCTGCTGCAGGGCATGCGCCGGCGCTGGCCGGCCCTGGCGGCCGACGGCATCGGCGGGGCACGCATGGCGGCGCAGGGGTTCGAGGCGCACTGGCCGAGCGACACGCTGGCCGTGCGCGGCTACGTGGAGGTGCTGCGCCACTACCGCGAGATCGTCGGCATCCGCAGCCAACTCCGGGACCGGCTCCTGCGGCAGCGCCCCGATGCCTTCATCGGCGTGGACGCGCCCGATTTCAATCTCGACCTCGAGGCCGCGCTGCGGGCCGAGCGCATCAAGACCGTGCACTTCATCTGCCCCTCGATCTGGGCCTGGCGCGCCGACCGCGTTGAGAAGATCCGGCGCAGCGCCGACCACGTGCTGTGCATCTTCCCGTTCGAGCCCGCACTGCTGGCGCAGCACGGCATTGCGGCCACCTATGTCGGCCACCCGCTGGCCGGCACGATCCCGATGCAACCCGACCAGGCGGCCGCCCGCGCCAGCCTGGGCCTGGGAGCGCAGGACCGCGTGGTCGCGATCCTGCCCGGCAGCCGGACATCCGAGATCCAGTACCTGGCCGCCAGGTTCTTCGAGGCGGCAGTCCGCATGCAGCGGGCGCAGCCTGCGATCAAATTTGTGGTTCCGGCGATCCCGGCGCTGCAGCCGGCGATCGAAAGCGCGGCGCGCGCCGCCGGCCTGCGCGAGGGCCTGCAGATCGTCGCCGGCCAGTCGCACACCGTGCTGGCTGCCTGCGACGTGACGCTGATCGCCAGCGGCACGGCCACGCTGGAGGCCGCGCTGTTCAAGCGCCCGATGGTGATCGCCTACAACATGAACTGGCTGTCGTGGCGGATCACGCGCGCCAAGCAGCTGCAGCCGTGGGTCGGCCTGCCCAACATCCTGTGCCGCGATTTCGTGGTGCCCGAGCTGCTGCAGGATGCGGCCACGCCGCAGGCGCTGGCCGAGGCCGTGTTGGGCTGGTTCGGCGCACCTGAGAAAATCACGGCGCTGCAACAACGATTCACCGCGCTGCACCACGAGCTGCTGCGCGACACCGCGACCCTCGCCACCGATGCGATCCAGAAAGTTCTTGAAGGCTGA
- a CDS encoding TrmH family RNA methyltransferase, whose product MTSEATVHISSRDNALVKELRRLSQDSTAYRKLGRVWLEGDHLCRAALSRGWKPSLAVFSESFWPEVPVEWTRAAIKNIVIAEALLPEISGLESPARMGFVLDLPGAPALAPGAPSVILDRVQDAGNVGSILRSAAAFGFRQVLALKGTAALWSPKVLRAGMGAHFGLQLLEGLEPVALEALAVPIIVTSSHQGALIQQQVLPDPCAWALGHEGQGVGAELAARAGLAVRIGQPGGEESLNVAAAAAICLHASAIGRPR is encoded by the coding sequence ATGACGTCCGAGGCCACCGTCCACATCAGTTCGCGCGACAACGCGCTGGTCAAGGAACTGCGCCGCCTGTCGCAGGACAGCACCGCCTACCGCAAGCTCGGCCGGGTCTGGCTCGAAGGCGACCACCTGTGCCGCGCGGCGCTGTCGCGCGGCTGGAAACCGTCCCTGGCCGTCTTTTCGGAGTCATTCTGGCCCGAGGTCCCCGTCGAATGGACGCGCGCTGCTATCAAAAACATAGTGATCGCGGAGGCCCTGCTACCCGAGATCAGCGGGTTGGAGTCGCCCGCGCGCATGGGCTTCGTGCTCGACCTGCCGGGCGCGCCGGCGCTGGCGCCCGGCGCGCCCTCCGTGATCCTCGACCGGGTGCAGGACGCCGGCAACGTGGGCTCCATCCTGCGCAGTGCGGCGGCCTTCGGTTTTCGTCAGGTGCTCGCGCTCAAGGGCACGGCCGCGCTGTGGAGCCCGAAGGTGCTGCGCGCCGGCATGGGGGCGCACTTCGGCCTGCAACTGCTGGAGGGGCTGGAGCCGGTGGCGCTGGAAGCGCTGGCTGTGCCCATCATCGTGACCAGCTCTCACCAGGGCGCGCTGATCCAGCAGCAGGTGCTGCCCGATCCCTGCGCCTGGGCCCTGGGGCACGAAGGGCAGGGCGTGGGTGCCGAACTGGCAGCGCGCGCCGGCCTGGCGGTGCGCATCGGCCAGCCCGGCGGCGAAGAGTCGCTCAACGTGGCCGCCGCGGCCGCGATCTGCCTGCACGCCAGCGCCATCGGGCGCCCGCGCTGA
- the lpxA gene encoding acyl-ACP--UDP-N-acetylglucosamine O-acyltransferase, which produces MANIHSTALVDPGAELDASVSVGPYTVIGPHVKVGAGTTIGAHCVIEGHTTIGRDNRIFQFNSLGAIPQDKKYAGEPCELVIGDRNTIREFCTFNIGSPGGGGVTRVGDDNWLMAYVHLAHDCIVGNNTIFANNSQLAGHVTVDDWVILGGFTVVHQFVRIGAHGMTAMCSLLFADQPPFVMSQGQPAQARSMNYEGLRRRGFSADRIAAIKAMHKALYRDDLTLEEARAQIGRLTEKHPESAPDVEMMLSFLAQTTPQRGIVR; this is translated from the coding sequence GTGGCGAACATCCATTCCACGGCCCTCGTGGATCCCGGTGCCGAGCTGGACGCCTCGGTCAGCGTCGGCCCCTACACGGTCATCGGCCCCCATGTGAAGGTGGGCGCAGGCACCACGATCGGCGCGCACTGCGTGATCGAGGGCCACACCACCATCGGGCGCGACAACCGCATCTTTCAGTTCAACTCGCTGGGCGCGATTCCGCAGGACAAGAAATACGCGGGCGAGCCCTGCGAGCTGGTGATCGGCGATCGCAACACCATCCGCGAGTTCTGCACCTTCAACATCGGCTCGCCCGGTGGGGGCGGCGTGACGCGCGTGGGCGACGACAACTGGCTGATGGCCTATGTGCACCTGGCGCACGACTGCATCGTTGGCAACAACACCATCTTCGCCAACAACTCGCAGCTCGCGGGCCACGTGACCGTGGACGACTGGGTGATCCTGGGCGGCTTCACCGTGGTGCATCAGTTCGTGCGCATCGGCGCCCACGGCATGACGGCGATGTGCTCGCTGCTGTTCGCCGACCAGCCGCCGTTCGTGATGAGCCAGGGCCAGCCGGCCCAGGCGCGCTCCATGAACTACGAGGGCCTGCGCCGCCGCGGCTTCTCGGCCGACCGCATCGCCGCCATCAAGGCCATGCACAAGGCGCTGTACCGCGACGACCTGACGCTGGAGGAGGCGCGCGCGCAGATCGGGCGCCTGACTGAAAAGCACCCCGAGTCCGCGCCGGACGTCGAGATGATGCTCTCGTTCCTGGCGCAGACGACACCGCAGCGCGGCATTGTCCGCTGA
- the rnhB gene encoding ribonuclease HII, translated as MRSRKFLKAEQAPLAWDTPGLVAGVDEAGRGPLAGPVVAAAVILDELHPIQGLADSKKLTALRRDRLYDEIRAKALCCSIAEASVEEIDRLNILQATLLAMRRAVEGLRLKPVKVLVDGNRLPTLDVLAEAIVKGDALVPAISAASILAKVHRDRWCAEFHRQYPQYGFAGHKGYGTAEHMAALREHGACPQHRRSFSPVAQVLR; from the coding sequence ATGCGATCCAGAAAGTTCTTGAAGGCTGAGCAGGCCCCGCTGGCATGGGACACGCCGGGCCTGGTGGCGGGCGTGGACGAGGCCGGCCGCGGCCCGCTGGCCGGCCCGGTGGTGGCCGCGGCCGTGATCCTGGACGAGCTGCACCCGATCCAGGGGCTGGCCGATTCCAAGAAGCTCACGGCGCTGCGGCGCGACCGGCTGTACGACGAAATCCGCGCCAAGGCGCTGTGCTGCTCCATTGCCGAGGCCAGCGTGGAGGAGATCGACCGCCTCAACATCCTGCAGGCCACGCTGCTGGCGATGCGCCGCGCCGTCGAGGGCCTGCGTCTCAAGCCCGTCAAGGTGCTGGTGGACGGCAACCGTCTGCCGACGCTGGACGTGCTGGCCGAGGCCATCGTCAAGGGCGACGCGCTGGTGCCGGCGATCTCGGCCGCCTCCATCCTGGCCAAGGTGCACCGCGACCGCTGGTGCGCCGAATTCCACCGGCAGTACCCGCAGTACGGCTTCGCCGGGCACAAGGGCTACGGCACGGCCGAGCACATGGCGGCGCTGCGCGAGCACGGGGCCTGTCCGCAGCACCGCAGATCGTTCAGCCCGGTGGCGCAGGTGCTGCGATGA
- the lpxD gene encoding UDP-3-O-(3-hydroxymyristoyl)glucosamine N-acyltransferase, producing the protein MALRLGSLVDALGGELHGDPALQIESLAPLESAGDGALSFLSHPKYQSQLAASRAACVIVAPSMREAALARAAGGACIVAEEPYLYFARVTQLWKRQHVRAGGPRIHPSAVIDPEAFVAPDAAIGALCVVERGARIGAGTVLKSRVTVGEDCVIGERCLLHPGVVIGADGFGFAPNEGAWEKIEQLGAVRIGNDVEIGANTCIDRGALQDTVIEDGVKLDNLIQIGHNVRIGKHTAMAGNAGVAGSATIGAHCTVGGGAIVLGHLTLADHVHISAASVVTRSILKPGHYSGLFPIDDNAVWEKNAATLKQLHTLRERLKALEKTIKS; encoded by the coding sequence GTGGCACTCCGTCTAGGCTCGCTGGTCGATGCGCTGGGGGGAGAGCTGCATGGTGACCCGGCGCTGCAGATCGAGAGCCTCGCGCCGCTGGAGTCTGCCGGCGACGGCGCCCTGAGCTTTCTCAGCCACCCCAAGTACCAGTCGCAGCTGGCCGCCTCCCGGGCGGCCTGCGTCATCGTGGCGCCGTCCATGCGCGAGGCGGCCCTGGCCCGAGCGGCAGGCGGTGCCTGCATCGTGGCCGAAGAGCCCTACCTGTATTTCGCCCGCGTCACGCAGCTGTGGAAGCGGCAGCATGTCCGCGCGGGTGGCCCGCGCATCCACCCGAGCGCGGTGATCGATCCCGAAGCCTTCGTTGCACCCGATGCCGCCATCGGCGCCCTGTGCGTGGTCGAGCGCGGCGCGCGCATTGGCGCCGGCACCGTGCTCAAGTCGCGCGTGACGGTGGGCGAGGATTGCGTGATCGGCGAACGCTGCCTGCTGCATCCGGGCGTGGTGATCGGCGCCGACGGCTTCGGCTTCGCGCCCAACGAGGGCGCCTGGGAAAAAATCGAGCAGCTGGGCGCGGTGCGCATCGGCAATGACGTGGAGATCGGCGCCAACACCTGCATCGACCGCGGCGCGCTTCAGGACACGGTGATCGAGGACGGCGTCAAGCTCGACAACCTGATCCAGATCGGCCACAACGTGCGCATCGGCAAGCACACCGCCATGGCCGGCAATGCGGGCGTGGCCGGCAGCGCCACGATCGGCGCCCACTGCACGGTGGGCGGCGGCGCCATCGTGCTGGGGCACCTGACGCTGGCCGATCACGTCCACATCTCGGCCGCCTCCGTGGTCACGCGCTCCATCCTGAAGCCCGGGCACTACAGCGGCCTGTTTCCCATCGACGACAATGCGGTCTGGGAAAAGAACGCGGCCACGCTCAAGCAACTGCATACGCTGCGCGAACGCCTGAAAGCACTCGAGAAAACAATCAAATCATGA